Sequence from the Melanotaenia boesemani isolate fMelBoe1 chromosome 21, fMelBoe1.pri, whole genome shotgun sequence genome:
GGGTACTTGCATGGCGTTTTAATTTGCCATCAACTGAGAAATATAGCTCACCTGAgctattaaacaaaaatattagaCAAAGAGCCCTAATCCAAGCAGTTTGACAACAGGAGACCATTCAATAGGTAATGCACACTAATTATTTTACTTCCACTTTTACTAAAAAGCTATTAGGCAGCTCATCAACACCTTCCAGAATTAGAGCATGAATAATTGAGGTCTCTCCAGAAACCATCACAGAAATGCCTTGGGTTTGGGCCTCAGTGAATAGTTTTCTCTTCAGCCTTTCAAGCCTTTGGCTGGGGGATATGTGACATTATTTGACATGATGGAGAGGGGTAAACAGGTCAAAGACCAAATCAGTCATCTTTAGGCCTGCGATGCACAGGCCGTTCACTTCAAATAGATAAGAGAAGCATGCACACTGTCTGTCGTGCTGAACTACAAACTGATCGAATTACTGTTTCACACCTGTATGTAATGCAGTTTGATGAATGACAGCTGATAGTGtgtgtaaaaatgtcaaaagacaTTTACCTCCAGTGTCTCCAGGCTGATAAAACTCGCAATAGCGAAACCATCAATGATGTCCTCCTCGCAGGACACGGACTCTCTTTTCCTCCGACGTGGAGGCCTGTGTCTCCCAAAACCGGGCCGGCATTCTCTCCCACCGGGACCCAAGACACTGTTCGTACCGCAAGCCTCTCGATCGGAGCCCGAGGACAGGGATGTGGCCCGCTCCTCGGCCAGGTCCACTCTCCTCCGCCGCTCCCTGTCGCGCTGCGAACGCGACCGTCGACTCCGTCTGAATTCAGTGCTTCGGCTCGGGCCCTCCATGTTCAGATGTTACCTCTCTTTATAACTCCAATGGGACCAAAGGCACTTTATTCGAGTCCTGGTCCGGTGGAAGGCACCGAACtgcacaacaaaaataaaccaccACACAGGCCCTCACAAGGAGCCCCTGTTAAAATGGCGTTACTGGAACCAGTGGCTATTATTTACCGTCCTCTGACAACAGTCTGCTGGCATCAGTGCCTTTCTTTCGGCGAAATTTTAGTGTCATTTCAATTAATCTAAACACAAACTTAAACCCACATGCGAACTTAAGACACCCACAATATAACACAGATGTCAGGACATAGCTGATGGTATCTCGTAGAAAGCTATTTGTTAGCTAGCGAGAACCGATGCACAGAAGTTAGTCgcatgtaaacaaaaaagacaagtCTTGGTGTGTAAGACACAGCAGGCCAAAATGTCTATATatagaaaactaaataaaaatcacaacaaTTCTACCATTCCTCAAAACATCAAACttggattttctttatttctgcacaCGCTGACAAATTTATTAGCAAAACGATACGGTTAGCTAGTTAGCACGGCCAATAACCTATCTGACATTAACATAGCGGAGTCCGTGACATTCTTTTACATTAATTTGTAGTCTTTTTTTAGCTAATGTTGACGGCCACAGTGGATCAAACGTAATTTAGTCCGTAAAAAGagctgtctatttttttttaaatagaaaaggcTACAGCTAGTTGACGTTAGGTCAGTGTTGCCTTCAGCCAATTAGCTCTTTCGGATAGCATGTACACGACTAACGTAATATATTACAATTTATCTGGACAACAACCTAACAATATAACGATATTCTTACAAAGTATCCAGAATGACAAACGAGACTGGGGGTAGCCTGGGAAGCCAATCAATATCCAGAAGCTAACAGAGCAAACGTTCCTCCTGTCGAGATGTTGATGGCCGTGGATGATGGTTGAATTCGTATCACATCAAAAGAAAGACGTAACGATAGCACTATGGCTAGCTAGTGCTAGCCAATCcagctgttagccagctaagCCACACGCAAGAATCCCTCAAgttttaaaggaaacaaaatgcataaacaaaatattttcaaaatgttaatCCCGCacagtaaaataatatttagcTTCTTGGCCAACAGGTATCTTTTCGTTCTAtctcaattaaataaaaaaaaatcaaggccCAAATTTCAAAGCCGCGGTGTCGATTTCCAGGGTGTGGGCCGAGCCCCCGTTGGGCTGGGCAGCTCTTTCATACAGCCTGTGTAATCCAATGTTTAGAAGAAGTTGGATCGTAAGCCGTCGTTTCCGGTTTGCGATTTCTTAATTTAACTTAATCCAAAGTGCAAAAAACATAGAGAGAAACAGAACGGCTCCACTCCTTCTCCTTCACAAGTTTCCACTGAATTGAAAATTTATCATGAAAATGAGGGAGACAGAACCCTTGTCAGCCAAGCAGTGCATTGTGTGCgctgctcttcttcctcagtcATCAGGCAGCTTGTTTGGAGTACTGCTTGTGggtactgccaccaagtggaaACTGTACACTCTCACAAAATGTACCCATATTGTCTTTTATTAggttttcataaaaacacatcattACAAAAGAGCTTAAGATGTAATATATTGGAGGTGTTAGAAATTCACACTGGTTTTTGTCCAACGCAGGTTTATTTGGTGTTTCCAGTATATAATGTCTGTTCTTCTTGGGGTTCACTGTACacaaaaaaatagttaaagtgaataaaaagctAGTCTGCTTAAAATGTAGTACTCTGTTGGAAAAACCTGCATCCTGACATTCACATGGATGTCATCATAGCTACAGCCACATACATAAACATCTTTGCACATCAATTGCACACCCCTGTATGACAAGGACACTCCCCTACAGTAGCAGCTTACCCCAGTAGGACAGCACTGAGCCCCACTATACATATAAACTGGACAGTAGTTCAGTTCTTGTGTCTGGCATACCTCAGCTATTTCTTCCCATTTCCCACCCTCAAGAATTCAGCTAATAGCTCTTTGGAAATTTcatttttgtagaaaaaaactatttaatttctGCCAAACTCTATTATCGTTGGCATTTTTCATAGATACAaccaaagaaataaagccaaatcctgtctttgtgacagacTGCTAGTAACAAAGTAACTAAAGAAACAACTTAAAATTGTCTCTCAACtaagttgtgtgttttgtgtctaTACATTGGTTCATCCCATGAGTTAGTTGAATTTTTTAATTCTTGAATGATTCAAAGGTCAGAGTTATGTGGCTTAACAAGTAAGAATAAATCTGTTGAAAATGGGCAGGGACTAAACTGAGCTAAAAAGGAAAACGTTGAAAGTCCTCCAGAAAGCTGGAGAATGATTGCTCATGActactttaaaagattacaagtcTGGCTCCAAGACTCTTACACAGTACTTAATATtccatgatttttaaaaaaaataccatgAGAGGAACAATTTCAGACCTGTCactaatatttcatattttcatggGTTTTGTTAAATATAATGAAGAACAGAATCAGCCTATTAAGCGCTCTCTAAAGTTTATTGTTGAATATTTGAATTCACATACATGAACATGTGGTTTCAGAGAATaagaattttcattttcagctccCTTGTCAGGGAAAGACTCATGGTAGTCATAAACATCTGGCAGACCTTGTGAGCAGCAGAGAGTGTAGTAAGATGCCTGTGGCAACAGAAACGTTTAAAGACTCAATGCCTGGGTACAGGTCCCTGCCAGCTGGGATGGTGAGTAGGGTTTGGCAGAGAGAGAGCAGCTGCTGGGATAGTCCCTCCCCTTCTCCCCCCATTAACAGTAATGTTGGTTTGGTCATTTGAAAGTCTGAACACTTGGTCACAGGAACCTGGGGCTCCTTTATGTCTGCTCCCACTGTACCAACTACCTGCCAACCTTGTGTCAGCTTCAGCTTTAACATTTCCTCCAGGTTTTCATACCCATACACCCCCATGACCTCCATAACCCCTGAACTGGCTTTGCTGACCACAGGAGACAGTGGACAGCTGTGGCGAAGACTGCTAATGACTCTGTCCACACCAAGGAAATAAGCAGAGCGTAAGATGGCGCCAAGATTCATTGGATCCTGGATTCTCTCCAGGACGAGCCACAGAGGGGTGCTGGTGCATCTGTTGGCTGCAGGGCCTTCGGTGAGATAGCTCAGAGGACTTGCTTGCAGACACACTCCTTGGTGAACTCCCCCAGAGGACATCTTATCCAGATCTTTCTTGTTGACCCTGCTGATATGTACTCCTTGTCGGTGGGCTTCCTCGCATACCTTCAACACAGAAGCTCTCTGTGACGTCTCACcatttttcacaaacatttttagGGCCTTCCTTCTACCCTGAGTGAGAGCCAGAAGACAGGGAGCGATGCCAAAAACAACCTCATGTGTCTCCGCTTTAGAGTCCAGTACTGACTTTTGTCTCACCTGCCTCTCACTGTCTGCAGGAAAGTCATCCAGACACAATTTCCTGAGTTCAGATGATACCCTGAAGTTATTTTCCCTCCCCTGATTCATTTTTTCTAACAGTGAGGtcttctttttcatatttttactctGGGCTGACCTCTCACGGTGTAGGTTTCCTTCAGATACAACAGGCTTGCGTTGAACAGAGGTGTTATTTGACCCTCTGAGGCGTCTCCACACCGCAGGTTTCATGCTACTGTCCTCTGGGCTCAGGACCCTGGCCGTAATATGGTATGAGGCAGCCACAGATGTGTGCATGTTTCTACTCAATAAAATGAGCGAACTGTGGTGATTTGCAGAACTGAATATCCACATATTTATAGGTTTACACACACTTGATTCTTTTCTTAAGTAACTTGCTTTAGCTGCTTGTTCCAAAAGTCCATTGATCAGTTCCCGTGTTCATATCATAGATAATCCACCAAGATTAGTCCACCAGATTTAGTTTAGTCTTACCTGGAAACAACAGTATCTTCTCTAACAGACACGTTTGCTCCTTGAACTACGCACATGTAGAAACCAAGTGAAACATTAGGACCGGATAACGAGAGTTTTACCTACAAAGTAAAGGTCTGCTCTTTGTAATTTGTGTGAAAACCTAACAGTAGGATTCAAgacataaaaagacaataaaacatcGTATCAGTGGATTCATAAATTGAACTTATCATATTCCAAAGCAAGACTAGATTTTTATAGCAAGTGTGCATAAAGGCCAGAGCAGCCAATGGAAATAACCAGTGGTGGATTTGTGTAATTaatcttccatccatccattatcatgaccgcttattccatttcgggtcgcgggtgaactggagcctatcccagcattttaacaggtgagaggcagggtacaccctggacaggtcaccagtctgtcgcagggcgtGTAATTAATCTTAATTCTTGTAATAACTCTAAACCCGATTAacaacagtaaaacacaagttAAATTGCAGAAACTAAGTGTTTCTAACTAACAAACTTTTagtgttgtttacattttcaaaaagtGATAtgaattaacaaataaaaaacatgcgTGACTATTAAATAGGGGATTGAAGCTTTAATAAAAACCTAATAGTAttgtaaatatacatttttagataatgaattttatttttaacatcgTGTTGtaatatattataaatacaagtatcgataaaaaaaaaagtatctgaATACTTCAGATTACTAATAAAATATCTTattgtaagttttgttttagaAAGTTATCGTTTCTTAATCTTGGCAACTTGACACACATGACGCAACGGCAAAATTGACGTTTAGTCACGCTACGCGATGAGGTAATTTCCCGGAAGTGCAACTATCGCAACACGGAAGTGttggaaggaaaacaaataacCGTTTACATTTGAGCCGAGTTGAATTCGGTGAAGACGCCATAAGCACCGTTTGTCTTCTAGATTATTGTGTTTTCGACGACAAGTCTCGTTCACGGTAAGTGTAAAACATTGTAGACCCAATGTCGGACCGCTGGCTTCAGTCTGTGGTGGAGCTACCAGCTACCGTGGAAGTGATGGGTTTCAGGGTACGACAGTTGACCAAAAGTCGACTGAAATCACACTTCAGCCCTTTGGTCACATAACTAACTCCTGAGTAATACAGTCCAGGAAACAAAAGGGTCGTTGACAGGGCTAATATGACTAAAATAGTGTTAGAATCTGTCATGTGTATGTTTAAATGGTTTACTTTTAAGTGTAGCAATTATAATTAATATGGCGAGTAAAGTTAAAATGGGAATTCTCACATTTACACAGCTGGCTGATTaattaaatgtcagaaaattaataaatctatttatttaactgtgtaTTTAATTGTCTAATTAAAATTTCCGCCCATTTTCAGGTTTCTATGAGGATTGATTTCCTGACTTTGTCATGTGTTACGTTTAAGTATCAATGACGTAATCGATCTgcccatatttatttattttctgttgctttCTCCTATTTGGCTGAAACTAAGATGGCATCTTTACATAACATGTCATATCCAGCTTTCTGTAAGGTATACTAAAGAAacctgactttttctttccaagaTGGACCAGCAAACTTATTAAACTTCATACCCTTGGagaaaacagccaaaaataGACGGCCATCACTGTTTCTTAGACAAAGTTAGTGTAGAAAATACACAATATTTAACTTATTATAAGGACACAGAAAGTAGTGGAGTAAATGTTTACCCCTTCCAAAGAACGGTGTTTTTATCTCCTGACAAGAAAAATCTTGTTCAGTCAACAGTAACCATGGTTATTAGCATAAGTTCAGCATTTATGAATATttagcaaacttttttttttttttttaatatatcctGATTTTGTTATCTTTAAACAGATGGATTTCCTGTTTGGGAAGAGGAAGACTCcagaggagatgctgaggcagaATCAAAGAGCACTCAACAGAGCCATGAGAGAACTGGACAGAGAGCGAATGAAACTGGAGCAACAAGAGAAGAAGATCATTGCTGACATCAAGAAAATGGCCAAACAGGGACAAATGGTGTGGTGAAGGAACCAGTGTTCATGATTGGTGAGTCATTTGTCACCAAAAATCTTGAATGTGTTTTTCAATATTTGCAGGATGCAGTGAAGATCATGGCTAAGGATTTGGTTCGTACGCGGCGCTACGTCAAGAAGTTCATCATGATGAAAGCCAACATTCAGGCTGTCAGTCTTAAGATACAGACACTCAAGTCCAACAACAGCATGGCGCAGGCTATGAAAGGCGTCACCAAAGCCATGGCCACCATGAACAGACAGGTCTGTCAGATAATCACTGAAGCACGCTGTGATGGAAATAAAGGATATACCTCACTTTATTcacatgttctgtttttttatccATTCTCACAGCTGAAACTACCTCAGATTCAGAAGATCATGATGGAGTTTGAACGACAGAGTGAAATAATGGACATGAAAGAGGAGATGATGAATGACGCCATTGACGATGCAATgggtgatgaggatgatgaggaggagaggtaagatttctttttgtcttgtctCTACAGGCAAGCAAAACTAGCAGTTACTTCACTTAGCTTGGCGTAATGACTTGAAAAAGTGAGAACTTGAgtccatacaaaaaaaaaagatgttgcaAACAAAAGGTTCCAGTACCAAAATGAAAGTCTAGCccacattcagtcattttcacacacagcttTGTACATCAGACACAGATTGATAATCAAGATGTTACTGAGGTACTAAAAAAGCAGGTACCTGTGTT
This genomic interval carries:
- the mrm1 gene encoding rRNA methyltransferase 1, mitochondrial; this translates as MWIFSSANHHSSLILLSRNMHTSVAASYHITARVLSPEDSSMKPAVWRRLRGSNNTSVQRKPVVSEGNLHRERSAQSKNMKKKTSLLEKMNQGRENNFRVSSELRKLCLDDFPADSERQVRQKSVLDSKAETHEVVFGIAPCLLALTQGRRKALKMFVKNGETSQRASVLKVCEEAHRQGVHISRVNKKDLDKMSSGGVHQGVCLQASPLSYLTEGPAANRCTSTPLWLVLERIQDPMNLGAILRSAYFLGVDRVISSLRHSCPLSPVVSKASSGVMEVMGVYGYENLEEMLKLKLTQGWQVVGTVGADIKEPQVPVTKCSDFQMTKPTLLLMGGEGEGLSQQLLSLCQTLLTIPAGRDLYPGIESLNVSVATGILLHSLLLTRSARCL
- the chmp2a gene encoding charged multivesicular body protein 2a, whose protein sequence is MDFLFGKRKTPEEMLRQNQRALNRAMRELDRERMKLEQQEKKIIADIKKMAKQGQMDAVKIMAKDLVRTRRYVKKFIMMKANIQAVSLKIQTLKSNNSMAQAMKGVTKAMATMNRQLKLPQIQKIMMEFERQSEIMDMKEEMMNDAIDDAMGDEDDEEESDTIVSQVLDELGLNLSDELSNLPSTGGSLSMAAGKKAEPQAAVAGIDADLEERLNNLRRD